From Scomber scombrus chromosome 21, fScoSco1.1, whole genome shotgun sequence, one genomic window encodes:
- the rfng gene encoding beta-1,3-N-acetylglucosaminyltransferase radical fringe: MNLLHRPVRMHIASVGVSKFCFLFSLVFCGLLLLLIPALQPQARHVDLPHPRPRVRPAQAGKASTYTSQHSGVPAVSSHVGDTDWTTGLNRSSVLQGETEMNINDNHNDKKGTDSKRNPERGAPHRGKVGGLSSSRSRDVLELKDIFIAVKTTRKYHKSRLELLIQTWVSKAKEQTYIFSDGEDKELRMRTGANIINTNCSAAHTRQALCCKMSVEYDKFIESQKKWFCHVDDDNYVILPSLLRLLSFYHHSQDVYLGRPSLDHPIEAAERVKSDGSVSVKFWFATGGAGFCISRGLALKMSPWASLGNFISTAEKIRLPDDCTIGYIIEALLEVTLTHTHLFHSHLENLQKLPTDTVLEQVTLSYGGFENRRNVVSIVRGFSLAEDPTRFKTVHCLLYPDTDWCPKLKPRHKN; encoded by the exons ATGAACCTGCTCCATCGGCCCGTCAGGATGCACATAGCTTCAGTGGGTGTCAGTAAGTTCTGCTTCCTATTTTCCCTCGTCTTCTGTGGCCTCCTGCTTCTGCTCATCCCGGCACTCCAGCCCCAAGCTCGCCATGTGGACCTGCCTCATCCCCGACCCCGGGTCAGACCTGCACAGGCGGGCAAGGCCTCAACCTACACCTCACAGCACAGTGGGGTTCCTGCAGTGTCCAGCCATGTCGGGGACACTGACTGGACCACAGGACTGAACAGGAGCTCGGTGTTGCAGGGGGAGACTGAAATGAACATAAATGATAaccacaatgacaaaaaaggcACAGACTCCAAAAGAAACCCAGAAAGAGGGGCTCCACATCGAGGGAAGGTTGGAGGGCTTTCAAGCTCCAGGTCACGGGACGTGTTAGAGttaaaggacatttttattgCAGTGAAGACCACCAGGAAGTACCACAAGTCCAGACTGGAGCTGCTGATTCAGACCTGGGTTTCCAAAGCTAAAGAACAG accTACATATTCTCTGATGGTGAAGACAAAGAGTTGCGGATGAGAACAG GAGCTAACATCATCAACACAAACTGCTCAGCAGCTCACACCCGACAGGCTCTCTGCTGCAAGATGTCTGTAGAGTACGACAAATTCATCGAGTCTCAGAAAAA gtggtTCTGCCATGTGGATGATGATAACTATGTGATCCTGCCCAGTCTTCTGCGGCTGCTCTCCTTCTACCACCACAGCCAGGACGTTTACTTGGGTCGACCCAGTCTGGATCATCCCATAGAGGCTGCAGAGAGGGTGAAGAGTGACGGATCG GTGTCGGTCAAGTTCTGGTTTGCTACAGGTGGAGCCGGTTTCTGTATCAGCAGAGGTCTGGCTCTGAAAATGAGCCCGTGGGCCAG TTTGGGGAATTTCATCAGCACAGCAGAGAAGATCCGACTCCCAGACGACTGCACCATCGGCTACATCATCGAGGCGCTGTTGGAGgtcactttaacacacacacacctcttccaCTCCCACCTGGAGAATCTACAGAAGCTGCCCACCGACACTGTGCTGGAGCAG GTGACTCTCAGCTACGGAGGCTTTGAGAACAGAAGAAATGTGGTCAGCATTGTTAGAGGCTTTTCACTGGCTGAAGACCCAACAAG GTTTAAGACAGTCCACTGCCTTCTGTATCCAGATACTGACTGGTGTCCAAAGCTCAAACCTCGCCACAAAAACTGA